The Oryza brachyantha chromosome 7, ObraRS2, whole genome shotgun sequence genomic interval CACCAGCGACGTGGAGCAACGCCATACAcacgacgcgcgcgcgcgtttCCAGCCTCACGACTCGCATCGTGTTCCTTCCATTCCATCCCCCCCTCTGCCGCGCCTCCTCTCGCGTTCGCGAACCCCGACGAACTACGGAGGTCGGCGGCCATGCTCGCGCTCGCCAACCTCTCGCCTTCCGCGTGGCCGAGAGTCGTCGcgggcgccgcctcctcggcgctcaccgccgccgtcttcgccCTCCTGGACGTCGTCGACGTGTTCCTCTGCTTCGTGTACGGCTTCCTCGACGGCGTCCTCGAGGACAGCCCCGTCAGCTGCTACTGCCACGGGAGGCACACAGCGGCgatggaggacgacgaggttTCCGACACATTGTACCTCCGGCGGAGCGCCTTCCGAGACGCGCTCATGGGACTTGTCAGGGGTAGGAGCGGGTCGCCGGCGGAGACGGAGCGGCGCAAGGGGCGGAGCCCGAGGTGGTCGGACTGCGGCTGCGAGTCGTGCCGCGAATGGCAGCGCCACCACGACGTCGACGGCCGGCTGCACTTCGTCGTGAACCGACCGGCGCCAAACGGTCTCAACTTCCTTCCGTTATTTCAGTTACGAAACCAACTGCCGTGTCGGCTCGGCGACATTGTTAACGGCCACAAGCTTAGCTTTGCAGATGgaccagcgacgacgacgcggagtGATCAAGACGACGCCATCTTCATCCACGGCTtcacgtcgtcgtcttccttcTGGTCCGAGACCGTGTTCCATGAATCCTCCTCCGTCCTCAGCAACTGCAGAATGTTCGCGGTTGATCTCCTCGGCTTCGGCAAGAGTCCCAAGCCGGCAAACTGCATGTACAGGCTGAAAGACCACGTCGAGATGATCGAACGGAGCCTCATCGATCCACTGAACCTGAGCTCCTTCCATCTCGTCAGCCACTCGATGGGCTGCATCATCGCCATTGCATTGGCCGCAAAGCACCCGGAACGAGTCAGATCAATCACACTGATTGCACCGGTAAGCACATACCCAAACCGATCAGTCGTCAGAGCTCTGAACTGGTCAGATCTGATCGCTCGCTGGATCCGTTGCTTTGGTTTTGTAGCCGTACTTTCCGGCGTGCGAAGAGAAGGCGAGCCAAGTGGCACTGAAGAGGCTGGCGGAGAAGAAGCTGTGGCCGCCATTGCAGTTTGGGTCCGCAGTGATGTCATGGTACGAGCACATTGGGAGGACCGTCTGCTTCTTGGTCTGCAAAAACCACCTGCTCTGGGAGCGCCTCTTCAAGCTCCTCACAGGAAAGAGGTAACCCAGTTCATGGTTCATCAGGCATCGAATTCGTGATGCTAAAAACTGCAGCTCAGGTTGGTGTATTTcagtaaaaaggaaaagaatcaGAGCTTCGATGATGCAGGGACGTGGACTTCCTACTGGGTGACCTGACGAAGCACACGCACCACTCGGCGTGGCACACGATGCACAACGTGatctgcggcggcgcgaggctgCAGGACGGGAACCTGGAGGCCGTCGAGGCGGGGGGCGTCCCGGTGCGGGTGatccacggcggcgacgaccaggTGGTGCCGGTGGAGTGCAGCCGCCAGCTGAAGGCCAGGCTTCCCGGCGCGGAGCTCCGTGTCTTGGGTGGGTGCGACCATAAGACGGTGGTTTTCGGCAGGGAGGAGTTCGCCCAGGAGCTCAGAGCCTTCTGGTCCGCCTCCCACTCCAACGAGCAACTTACTTCTGCACCACAGCGTGCAGGTTAACGGATTTGATTAACCTCggtgtatgattttttttattttgttagagaagtgtttttttttaccttactTTTATGTCCAACTGGATATAtgcaataattttaaattgagaATTTAGTCACGCAACCAACATAATCTGAAATTTGCTCATACGCATATATATGAACTCTTGACTTTAGTGTGTTACTTCACTGCAACCACTAATGGACTAAGCGTCCATTCACAAATAATATCCACTCCATTTTGTCAATAGTGGTTGTATATTAGGTATACAGATTGTCTGCAGAGTTTGAGAGAAACGATGGGGCGATTGTTTGATTTCTTTAATGAAAAAGGCAAAGACAATATCTACAaacgataaataatttataaataaaaaattaattaaaatacatggtcgatccttaaacttgtgCGCGGATGTTATCTAGATCCGTGAACTTAAAAACTACATATCTAAGTCCTTAAACTTGAAATCGAATGGTATTTATGTCCgtaaacttttaaatcgcaTAGATAGATCTTAAACTTAAGAGTGGATATCATTTAGATCCGTAAACTTGAAATTTGTATATCTAGatatactgtcttggtttagtGAAATCATAGCCGGTTCAAATCTCATTTGGCTGAAGTTGACCATGGAGTTGTTTTCAAATGTAGTACATATGTGGAATGCCATGTCAACAGTCAAACTTCAGTCAAATGAGATTTGAACTGGCTATAATTTTACTAAACCAAGATAGTGAACCTACACATATAATCTAAAAGTTTATAGACCAAAATGATATTCGCTCCTaagtttaaaaaactagatgcctaatttttaagtttacggATCTAGATGACATATGTTACTTGACCGGAcatatattttacttaaaattttatatacgtattctcaccgatctaaaaatcaatattagaaaataaactttattagaaaaaaaatctcaaaatcaagttcagatgtaatgttgaaaattcaaactttaggTTAAGcagaaaagatggggtgcGTGATGTAACAACGGCATGAAGTTTGGCCTGCCAAACACGCGCGCACGTTCATATCATCATATGGACTTGGGAGATACAGATTCCTTTCCCTATCGACGATAACAAGAACAATTGCATAACTTTAATCCAGCTCCATGCCGAATGAGTTGTCTGTTATGAAATAGCTTTTCATGAGCCTACAAATACAGCACGATCGATCCATCGACCAACGGAAAAGCTCAAACTTTGCTGCAGACGTACCAAGCCGATCGATCAACGAAAATATGGCCACCGCCGGTCGGGTGCTGCTTctggcgctcgccgccgttctGCTCGTCACCGGCGACgccctccttcctcttcctgcCGCCGGTGtccaggagcaggagcaggagcacgcgccggcggcgcgcgaagGCTACAGCATCGTGCCTGGTGAGCAACTCGCTACATATCTGAAGCGATCCTCCTACGTACTACGTATATCACATTATCACTGCCTGCCATGAAcggtttgctgctgctgctgctgcttcttcgaTGCTTGCATCGGATCGTGCAGTTGCGCCGGTGACGGAGGGGAAGGCCTGGATTGCCGGACGCACCATGTTCAAGATCCCACCCGCCGCTCCTTGCCGTGCACTCGCAAACGGCGCCATGCACTGCTGAATTCCCCAGGACCCAAACACAATCCAATGTAGTAGTAATCTTACGCTTTCATCTAAGAGAAGATGTAACCAAATAGTAGTATGAATAATAATATACTACACCGGTACTCCGTATTATACTactgtatgtatgtatgtatttcGATACTGAATGAATGTATACGGGGCCAGGAGGCCCTCGATGTCAGGGAGTCATAACGGGCCTGGCCCATGACTCCACGAGAAATCTAGCATACTGGGCCGATAGGCCCGTTAGAGACCTAGCTGGTGGCCCATGCCGTCCGATAAATCATTTaatcttttttccctttttgttTTGTACCACATCGCTCAGCAGAGAGGAATAGGGAGAACGCCCAGGGTATTAAGAGGAGGGGTTGGAATCCATTGCAACTCATACCTTTCTCGGCCTTTTGGCTAAGATCAAGTGTAGTATCTGTTCTTATCAGTTTAATATCTGATATATGAGGTATATCCTCATgtgatattaaatttatttttttaggggAGGACTGTCATCATAGTGGCTTGCCGCTAGAACACTCTTGTGTTGCCTTGGTGTTGCACTATCGTCGAGGCTTGGCACACCCCAACCAAATCTCAAATTCTAAGTTTGATTTTAAATCATGGAATCTTAATCTAGGTATTTAGGTTTGAAATGATATATGCTCCTTTGTCACAAGGAGActcaatttcattttttgaaaactttgATTCGGTCACCATGACGACAATCACTACAAAACTACAATCTGATTGATCCTTTTCAGAAAGGAATCTTCAATATGTATTTAGTTACTTGCTACTTCGTACTTCTCTAGTTGGCAGCTTGAATAGGGATATGAATATGACGGTATGAATTATTAGCTAAGTACGTAGATTAGGATCATCTACcatgctaatattttttactgacATGTGAACCAACGtgttgattcaaaggaaatttataggaaatttataggattttattcttataggaattttttctacaaaatcatttgaatcaaaggaatgaatcctatgaaatcttatgaaattcctatggaatgcctcttcccatacaagttttggagtaaatttaacaagagCTAGAACCTCAtagaaaaaatcctttgagtctttatctctccttaaatttttgtgtttttcctgtggtccaattaAACGATAATTTCTCCGTATTTACTGTGTTTTACAATCATCTATTCTACACTTATATTTCTATCagaattctatatttttcatatttttttatttttttattcctatgATTAAAAAGGCCTGAACATGAGTCGGGTTGAGTGAGAGGTTGCTCGGATGGGCAAAGCTAGGTGGCCGACAAGGCGACAAGTGTTTTCTTCCAGCCTATCAACGTTACTATTCAGAAAGGATAAGAACAAAACGAGTACTGCTGTAGCATGTATAGTCATCCTAGCTAGATTCTGCACAAGATCTGAGAACATGAAAGATTGATCATTCATCGAACACTGCTAAAAGAGAGAGAGCTCCAAGGACACGACGTGTTACGTAACATAAGCAAAGCATATATACAACTACTTCAAAAGACTTCATGTTGTTTCAGAATTTGCCTTTCGTACAAAAGAAAGTTCAGCATTTACGTAGTGCAGATAGATATTTTAGGCAGCATTGGTGTTGCTACAAACTGAGCTGCAGGCGTATAATTTGTTGATCACCAGCTTAGTTCAGTCACTGTTCAACCACCTGTACGACTACGTACGTGCACTCTGCCTGCCTGAATGTTGAGCAATGagaacacacacaaaaagatGCACACTGGCACTCGGAGTCTTGTACAGTACTAGTAGCAACAGTATGGCACTGCACTACCCGATCCGGTGTTGAGATGGACGCAGTGCAGTACAGGGATCATATCGGGCCCAGCACTTGTCTCATATCCATCCATGTGGATGTGCCCAGCACTGCAAATGCGCCACTGTAGTATGATCATATATCTACTACTACTGTAATCCACAGATCGAGCTCTCGCCAATCGGAGGCACGCGACGTGTGATCCTGTCGATCGAGCTGCAGCTAGCTGCAATGGCGAGGaccaccggcgccggccgccgtggggGGCCATGCCGCTGCCCTTGCTTTCAGCCGGCAGCTCGCCTCTGAATTTCTTCGTGGCTGGCCACTTGGCGCGCAGCTGGGGGCGTCGTACTCGAAGCCATTACTAGTGTTTTTTTGTGCAGGTGGAGGGAAAGTTCGTTTCTTCGCTGCTTTGGCCACGAGTTTTCCATGCGTTCCTCAGCTTGTCCCACCGTATTTATTCCTGCGGAATGCGATGCGAGGTTTTTGGTCGGGAGTTAGTGGCTTAGTGCTTCTTCAGTCTTTCAAAAAGCAgtggtttttttctctctccttcagATTCAGGACATTTTTAGTTCACAGAATCTTtttcaaaacatcacatcaaacttttaaatacatatttgaaatattaaacatagtctaattataaaacaaatttcagatttcgcctagaaaccgtgagataatcttttaagtctaattaatccatcattagcatatgttggttaatgtagcatttatggctaatcacgtcataattaggctcaaaagattcgtctcgcgatttcctccataactatataattagttttaatattcatatatatttaatgcttaatTTATGTGTCTATTTAGGAACTAGACGCCCAAGAGAGACGACCGAAGAATTCCCAGCGATAATTTTCTCTGCCCTCTTCGTTGGTTTCTTGAATTGACTACTTTTTACTTATGATGCTCCTGTCACTTACTTTGAGTAaatgcatatttaaatatttcatttacatattatctttttaaatatgCTACAAAAAGACAACATTGTCAATTTTTTATGGGCTTCTACATATACATTTTTCGAACGGTAAAACTGtgtattttttccaaaaaagttctatatagaagttaatCATTTCAtcttataaattagtttttttaaatttataatagttaatttcattgtttattctattaagtagctataaaaaagataatatatcaTGCTTTATCAACAAAAAACACATGCTTAGTACTATATTAGTATACTTTAGTGAATGATACTGTATATACCTCCAACTGTTCTTCGTCCTTCcgataaacaaaaaaacatttacCAAAAGTATAGGGATAATTGGTGAACCATGTCATGGGAATATTAAATTATCTCTGGTCACActagtcattttttttaatcctcaCAAACCAAAcgtttacataaaaaaattgtaaggtACTTCATTTTTAAGAGGCAGATTAGGTAGATCTCAAGAACGATTTGGAGCCGACAGGACCAGATTTGGTGGCCTCTGCATGATACTGTTAGCTTATAAATCTAAAGCTTACAATTGACTCCAATGTCCCTCAGTAACAAATGTTCACTCCTTTGTATGGTTTCTGAATATGAGGGGGAGcaaccatattttttcttaatatatCTGTGCATTATGGCAATCCCGTATAATTGATAATAGACTGCACAAGTATATAGATTCATACAATtgtaatttttaagaaattcacttgatttttttcaagcTTTTGTGTATGCAGCGTTTTTTGCGACACTTGTGATAAGGAGAAAGTAGTGGTTTTCGCGTGATGTGGAGTGGGGAATAGAACGGACAACTCTACTTTTACTTAGTAGAGATATCTGTTTCTCATACGTTTTGAAGGCCATTTCCAACCAATTAAGCCACAGAAATCAGCCACCCTCGTTTTTTATGtaagcaaataaaaaaggaaaaacgagTTACCCTCATCGAAGGGCTGATCAAACTGAGTGCTGCGTGTGCTGGACTGCCCTGCCCGTCAGGTAAGCAGTCCTTATCATGACTCAACAGTTCATAGCTCCTCCATGATATGCAGGATTAGGAACATGTGAGTGAGGGGTCACagaatgaaagaaaaagggcaCAAGATGATGGATCGCCACCAAGCAAAGCATAAGAAAGAGCCTCTGTGCTCACGAAAGGGCAACATCACTTCTCTAGATAAAGGAAAGAACACCTTTCACGCGGCTGGCGGGAGATTAAAGAACACCAATATCTCTCTGTATTTTCGGagtaaaaattgtatttttagacTAAAAGATTGGATCTTTGAGCTGTTGCACGAGCAAAACTTTGACCTTGTTCATGGCTCAATTTCCAGTTCGTGCCCATATAGGTTGATCAGAAAAGATCACAAGAAATCTATCAAGTAAACGAGCAAGCACAACGGCAGAAATCAACATGAAAGTTTCCATAAAGAGGTTTGATGGCATGAACCATTTGCAGCTATCTGGTTTGCAAGCTTGCATTTTGCATGGATCTACACTGAAAATTATTAACCAACAATTCTTACAAGCACACTGAGATTTAATCAGGCTTAATTATGAGTTCTAATGCCCTACAGCTACAAGCTACTGATCTATCGATGGCGATTCTTCATCTCCATTCAATTTGATCGTTTCAGTAGAACCAGTAGGATCCCGCGTACTTCGCCGGCGGTTGCTGCATGGCGCCACCGTATTCCACGGCGCCACCTCCTGACACGTTGAAACTTGAACTGAGCCTGAACTCcggtgccggtgccgccgcggcgacgtcgcCTCCGAACGGCGCGTCGTCGCGGATGAAGAAATtaacctgctgctgctgctgctgcatcgcATTGTTGATCAGGGTGTCGTTCCTCTGCGtggcgacgtcggcgtcgtACATGGTCATCAGACCGGCGAGGCATCTCTGGCCGTCGACGGGCAGGTCGAAGTCGAAGCCGGCGAGTGGCTCGAAGAGGTGCGGCGGCGCCTTGCTCTCGGCGGCGTTGTTGTGCTTGCAGGCGTACTGGTGGGCGTTGCGCTCGTTGCGGTCGAGGAAGCCGAGCGCGTAGTTGCTGTGCGGGCACTGCACGTTGTCGCAGGTGTAGATGCGGGTGTTGCTGTTGCTCAGCATCAGCTccggctcgtcggcggccggcgcgctcCTCTTCTGGACGAAGTCGACGTCGATGGCCTCCTCCTTCATCAGCGCCGCCGGCATGATCAGGAACTTGTTGCTCAGAGCAGCGTCCATGGTAAGGTCCATGAACGCGGTCGCGTCGGAAGGTGCCTTCTGGAGGTTTcccgcctcgtcgccgtcgactcCGTCGACGTCGTACTCGCCGGAGATGCTGGCGTTGAACGAGATCGCGCCCGCTGCGGCGGAGAGCGGCGGGGGACAGGCGCCGGGATGGAGCTTGAGGTAGAGGTCCTCCTCCTGCTTGAGGACGGCGAGCCAGGTGACGATCTCCTTGGCGGTCATCTTGTCCTGCAGGCACTTGGACTGCCGCACGAGGCGGCGGACCTTCTCGACGTCGGGGGACATGTGCTTGATGACGGCGGTGAGCACGGCGACCTTCCACGCCTTCTTGAGGTCGTGCGGCTTCTTGTACGGCGGCGGGCCGAGCTCCTTGGGCACGCCGGCCTCCGGCCACCACGACTCGGTCCCCTCcggccaccacggcggcggcacgcccTTCTCGAGCGGGAAGCGGCGCTGCGGCGGGTCGCAGTGCTGCATGAGCGCCGAGAGCAGCGATCCCAGCGTGGTGTCCTGCAGCTCGTGCAGGGAGTgcgggccggccggcgcggcgccgccgacgtcgccctCGGTGCCCGGCGCGGCGTTGTCGGCCTGGTACTTGGCGATGGCCGCCGGGCCGTTGCGGTCGAAGCGGACCTTCTCCTTCCACCAGGAGCGGAGGTTGTCGGAGGCGCCGCTCACCGGCTTGCCCTTCTCCGGGATGATGCCGTAGACGAAGCCCTGCGCGTTGCACACCTCCATCATCTTGAGCATGTACTTGAGGATCCCGTCCTGCGCCCGCGACATCTTCTTCCGCCGCGCCTGCTCCTGCGActgccgctgctgcctctcgccgccgccgccgcccctctccctcccgccgcggCTCTGCTGCAGCTCCTTGAGCCGCTTGTGCCGGACGCGGTCGCGCCACATGCGCCGCTCCAGCTCCTCGATGTCgtccacgtcgtcgtcgctctcgtcgtcgccgaacCCCTCGTGCACCtgctgcgccggcgccgggttCACGAGGTCGCCCTCCCCCATGAAGCACTCGCCCCCAAAGAATCCGAAGGCGGCCTTGCTGTCgccgtccgcctccgccgcgaacGACATGCGCCGATCCACCATGGTCACCGCAGCTCccatcatcgccgccgtgCACACTCAAGCAATCGTCTTCTCCTCTCGCTACAGACTTATAGCAGCAAAACTATACCTGCAGCACGTAAACCATCCTCAAATCAGAATTTGCTCACAGTAATTACTATGATACTCATATAATGACCATACACTTTCTGTAACTCAAATGATGATTTCCATTAACAAAGGGCGTAATTTGTCAGAACTGAAAACAAGATCATGCACCCATGTGCGAGATGATGAACAAAGACAGAGAGGAGAATAGAACAAGTGAAGCTGAAACTAGGCCGTATACAGACACACATCAAAATTAGGGAACTCAAAGTACCACAAAAACATCAGCAAGATGAAATCTTTATTAAATCGTAGAAGCACAGAACAGCgtacctctctctctctttctctatGTCTATCTGCTCTGCTGCTGATTTCTCTCTTTCCATAAGCTTGGCAGTCAGCTCGAAAcaagaggaagaaggagaagtCCAGCAGTTAAAAGGATAAGAAGAGGGGTGATGCTGCCAGCCGCGGCTCCACTGTAGgatcggaggaggaggaaaggaggaagaagcagCAAGTGGGGGCTACGAGCGAGAGGTGCTGGGAAACAACAGCGACAGCTACCATATATAATGTCTCTTCACTACTAACCCCTTTTGCCTTACACTAGTACTGAGAAATACCAGCTCTACAGTTTATGTCCTCGTCGTTAAAACCACGTGTTGAGTGGTATCTCCCTCGTGCGTCGAGGAAAGAATTTTACAACCAAACCAAGGCGGCTAATTTCGGGCAAAACAACGATTGCCTTGCAATACACAATACTGCTGCATACGCTACTTGGTCAGTGAACGACAAATCCCAAGCAAATTTATCAGCATCACATGTCTTGATGGTttcatcatcttctttttcAGATTGTTCAATACTCAGATACTTGCACAGCACATAGTTCATTCTCCGAGAAACAATTGCAAAGCTCTGaactttttttcccccttgcaAAAAGGAGCACACTGTTCAGCAGCTTTAGGAGTGGTTCCTAGTTCCTGCTGGAAATTAAAGGCACACTAATGTGACAAGGTACCTTCAAATCGCAACGTGGCACCTCTCCGTGCTTAGTCCATGGAAATGGATGGAAAACTGGAAAGCAATAGGGGACGCTAATGGCCAAAAGGAGCAACGCAATCAGGGCCCTACCACCCACATGTAGCAGTTTACAAGAGGTCTGCAATTTCTGTTGGGGAGGTACGTCTCCATGGAGATGGAGACCACACAATTAAATCCTAAGCCTTATCTCACAGCTAGTCGGCCATTATTTTGGTTGCTTCCTCTAACTCTTGAGATGATGAC includes:
- the LOC102719131 gene encoding probable lysophospholipase BODYGUARD 4 yields the protein MLALANLSPSAWPRVVAGAASSALTAAVFALLDVVDVFLCFVYGFLDGVLEDSPVSCYCHGRHTAAMEDDEVSDTLYLRRSAFRDALMGLVRGRSGSPAETERRKGRSPRWSDCGCESCREWQRHHDVDGRLHFVVNRPAPNDGPATTTRSDQDDAIFIHGFTSSSSFWSETVFHESSSVLSNCRMFAVDLLGFGKSPKPANCMYRLKDHVEMIERSLIDPLNLSSFHLVSHSMGCIIAIALAAKHPERVRSITLIAPPYFPACEEKASQVALKRLAEKKLWPPLQFGSAVMSWYEHIGRTVCFLVCKNHLLWERLFKLLTGKRDVDFLLGDLTKHTHHSAWHTMHNVICGGARLQDGNLEAVEAGGVPVRVIHGGDDQVVPVECSRQLKARLPGAELRVLGGCDHKTVVFGREEFAQELRAFWSASHSNEQLTSAPQRAG
- the LOC102712377 gene encoding protein ETHYLENE-INSENSITIVE 3-like 2 produces the protein MMGAAVTMVDRRMSFAAEADGDSKAAFGFFGGECFMGEGDLVNPAPAQQVHEGFGDDESDDDVDDIEELERRMWRDRVRHKRLKELQQSRGGRERGGGGGERQQRQSQEQARRKKMSRAQDGILKYMLKMMEVCNAQGFVYGIIPEKGKPVSGASDNLRSWWKEKVRFDRNGPAAIAKYQADNAAPGTEGDVGGAAPAGPHSLHELQDTTLGSLLSALMQHCDPPQRRFPLEKGVPPPWWPEGTESWWPEAGVPKELGPPPYKKPHDLKKAWKVAVLTAVIKHMSPDVEKVRRLVRQSKCLQDKMTAKEIVTWLAVLKQEEDLYLKLHPGACPPPLSAAAGAISFNASISGEYDVDGVDGDEAGNLQKAPSDATAFMDLTMDAALSNKFLIMPAALMKEEAIDVDFVQKRSAPAADEPELMLSNSNTRIYTCDNVQCPHSNYALGFLDRNERNAHQYACKHNNAAESKAPPHLFEPLAGFDFDLPVDGQRCLAGLMTMYDADVATQRNDTLINNAMQQQQQQVNFFIRDDAPFGGDVAAAAPAPEFRLSSSFNVSGGGAVEYGGAMQQPPAKYAGSYWFY